The following DNA comes from Marinilactibacillus sp. Marseille-P9653.
TTCTCTTTTAAACTTATCTTCATCGTAAAATAACTCAGCTGCTTCTTCTCCACCTAACAAAATCGCTTCTTGTCCAAGTAAACGTGTCTTGACTGCATCAGACTGATAGATTTTCAATCGGTTTGGGACATAAAGGTATCCTTCACGCAATACACTTAATCCGTTCTCAAGTCCTTCTTCTTTTGGAAATGGTCTAATCTCTTGCATACATACTTTCCCCCTTGGAATATTTGAACTCCATTCGATTATCTTGCTTCTCGTTCAAGTATAATTTTAATGAAAACAGAGTTTCAAATGATATTCCTTATAATCCCAATTAAAAAAATTATGTACGCTCGCTTGGATATCCAAGATCATGATTATGTTTACTTCGCTTTATTCCACCAATATACATAATCTGGTCATTCCTATTTTTTCATCAACTATCCTGATTTGCTCGATACTCTTTTTTTAACATAGAATAATAGACGTCATTCACATAAGTTCCTTCGTGATCTTTACTCGCATGTCTCAAAGTGCCTTCTTTTGTCATACCTAGTCGCTGCATCACCTTGCCAGAAGCTGCATTCCGCTCATCATGCAGTGCATAGATCCTTTCAAGACCTAATGTCTCAAAGCCCAATTTAATTAGAGCCTTACCAGCTTCCGTCATATACCCTTTACCATGATAGGCTTTATTCATGATATAGCCTATTTCTGCTTGAAACTGTTTTTCTTGTGCTCTCAAATCAATCGTTCCAATCATTTTCCCTGTTTCTTTTACTTCCATTGCGTATTTTCCAATTGGATCTTTTAAGAAATAGGCCACGATATTATCTTCGGTGTCTTCAACAGACTGGTGAATTTCTTTGAAAACGTAGAAGACCGTTTGTTCGTCAGATGCGTATTCATACATGTCTTCCGCATCATCTAAAGTTACTGGACGTAACAAAAGTCGGTCCGTTTCAATTGTATGATGTTTTATGTAGATTGTATCTAGTTTTGCCATTCTTTTCACTCCTTGATTTTTTAATCATTTTATCATAAAAAAAGGAACATTTTCACCTATTCATATTATCACTTTTAATATAGGATATTCTCTGTTTATCATCATTAGAATA
Coding sequences within:
- a CDS encoding GNAT family N-acetyltransferase; the protein is MAKLDTIYIKHHTIETDRLLLRPVTLDDAEDMYEYASDEQTVFYVFKEIHQSVEDTEDNIVAYFLKDPIGKYAMEVKETGKMIGTIDLRAQEKQFQAEIGYIMNKAYHGKGYMTEAGKALIKLGFETLGLERIYALHDERNAASGKVMQRLGMTKEGTLRHASKDHEGTYVNDVYYSMLKKEYRANQDS